GCAGATGATGGTGGAGGATCAGGCAAGCTGAGAGAGGACTTAGGGATGCTGCCACCGGGAGACATTAGAAACTGCATACTGGCTTTGGCCGATATGGAGCCTACCATGGAGCAGCTATTGCAGTACCGATTCAAAGAAGGCGATCTGAAGGGTCAGAGCTTTGGTAATCTGCTCATCGCCTCTATGAATGATATCAGTGGTAATTTCGAGGAAGCCATTCAGAAAATATGTGACGTTTTAGCTGTGACAGGAAAGGTTCTGCCCGTTACCCTTAGAAATATTACCCTCTATGCAAAGCTCCAAAATGGCACTGTCGTTAAAGGAGAGTCCAACATACCAATCAGAAGTAAGGCAGAAAAAAGCCCTATCGAAAAGGTTTTCATTAAGCCCAAGGAGGCTGAAACCATTAAAGATGCCTTATGTGCCATTGAAGATGCAGATATTGTTCTATTGGGTCCTGGCAGCTTATATACCAGCGTTGTACCGAATTTACTTGTAAAAAATATAAAGGAAAGCTTAAATAAAACAACGGCTATCAAAGTGTATATCACCAATGTGATGACACAGCCAGGAGAAACCGATGGATATACAGTCTCCTCCTATGTGAAGGGGCTTTTAAACCATTGGCCAGAGGGACGACTGGATTATGTAATTGCTAATACGGGCACCATCAGTGATATTGTCAGCTCAAAATATGAAACAGAAGGATCGGAAGTTACAAAGCTAACCGAATACGATAGAGAAATCCTAAGTCATATGGGGATTCAACTGATCACAGCAGATTTAATCGATATCAAAAAGGACTATGTGCGCCATGATGCCATTCAATTGTCGAAGATGATTATTGATTTGGTGCTCCAATATAAAGTTGCCAGTGACAAGAGTCGTATTATCGATTATTTTTATTTAAGAGAATTATTGAAGAAATCATAAAAGCCCGTAAGGGCTTTTTTGATGGAGGATTGACGGAATTATGCTTCTTCCATAAGAGATTCTTCTTCATCATCTACTTCAAATGGAAGGATGATATTTAATATAATACCAACAATGGCAGCTAGAGCCATGCCCACAAGCTTTATTTCTACAAAGCTTAATTTTATCGGTATGGTAGCGCCACCGAGACCAAATACTAATATCACCGCGATGATAATCATATTTCTAGATTTAGAGAAATCAACCCTATTATCCACCAGTGTTCGAGCGCCAATAGAAGCAATCATTCCAAATAAAACAATGACAGCGCCTCCGATAACTGGCTTTGGAATCGTACTTGTGAATGCATTCAGCTTTGGAATCAGTCCGATGAGTATGGTTATAACGGCAGCAATTCGCATGACTTTGGGATCCCACACTTTGGTTAGGGCTACGACTCCTGTATTTTGTGAATACGTTGTATTTGCTGGACCTCCAAAAAGAGCAGAGACCGAAGTAGCCACGCCATCCCCTATGAGTGTACGTGTAAGGCCTGGATCCTTAGCCAAGTCTTTTTTCACAACGCCACTCATTGCAAGAACATCACCAATATGCTCCACCACTGTTGTAAGTGCAATTGGTGCAACAATCATCGTTGCTCCCAAATTAAATTTAGGTAGTGAAAAGTTTGGGATGCCAAACCAAGCTGCTTGAGCAATTGGAGAATAATCTACTCTGCCTAAGATGGATGCCAATAGATATCCTGCGCCTAGACCAATGATAACAGGAACAATTCTAAGAAAACCTTTTCCAAATACAGATATGGCAATAATCGTGACTAAGGTCAACATGGATAACAGCCAATCCTGAGAAGCCATGTTAATTGCATTAGGAGCTAGGGTCATGCTGATTACAATAATAATAGGACCTGTAACGATGGGAGGGAAATATTTTAGAATTTTTTCAGAACCATAGATAGAAATCAATAAAGCAAAAATTATGTAAATAAAGCCGGCGACAATAATTCCTCCTCTTGCATACTCTAAGCCATATAATTCCCCTGCCAGAATAACAGGTGCAATAAATGAGAATGAGGAGCCAAGATATGCAGGAACTTTACTTTGTGTAATAAAATGAAATATCAAAGTACCAATTCCAGACATAATGAGAGCAACACCGATATCCAGTCCCGTTAATATAGGCACTAATACCGTAGAAGCAAAAAGTGTAAAAACATGTTGAAGACCTAGAGCTAAGCCTTTCATTGCACCGAGGGAGCTAATGTCTTCGATTGGAGCATTATGTACTTTTTTAACTTTACCCATTTACATTTCCTCCTTTAGATATCAATCAATTTGTATAAGCGCATAAAGTATGGGACGATCCTCCTCCCTATTTAATTTTGAAGATACGTATATACAATGATATACGCCGTATTATGAACATAATCCTTTGTCAAATAATGACCAAAATCTAAAGAGAACTTGCGAAACTATTTGTTTATTATATATAAAACTGTTTATTTAAGTACATAAGCAGTTCTAACTTAACAAAAATTGAATAGAATTGTGACTTCGCAGCGACAGCGTTATTTCATTTATATGAATTTTAAAAATACAAAATGTATTGAATATATATACGGTAGTTACTAAATATTGAAAACTGTGATTTAATATGGTAACTTAGTAATATAATAAAAACAGAATTCTAAATATGGTATATAATATACAAAAGAGCAGTTGAAGCATAAAGGAGTGGAGGTTGTGCGTGAAGAAATAAGTGCTGGAGGCGTTGTCGTTTTTGGAAATACCATATTGCTCTTAAAAAAATATAATGGAGACTGGGTACTTCCAAAAGGAAAAGTAGAACTGGACGAAACCTTTGAACAAACTGCTATTAGAGAGGTATACGAAGAAGCCTCTGTTAAAGTAGAAGTTATCAAATATCTTGGTGAAATACACTATACCTATAAAAATAATTGGGAGGATAATAATCTGATCAATAAAACTGTACATTGGTTTCTGATGCAATCTAGAACCATGGATTGTATTCCTTTAAGAGAAGAAGGCTTTATTGATGCTAAATTTATTCACATGAATAGATCGGCAGATTTAGCGAAATATCATGACGAAAAAGAAATTATAACGAAGGCCATTGCAGAATATAACAAAACCTCTAATGCATAAGAAAAATGTACCTAAAAATAGATTATAAAGGTTGTGGTAGTATGTCATTTTCAGCAGTGACAAAGGGCGAACTTGCAAGAATTTATTCGAAAGACAGATGTTGCCAATTGGCAGAGCTAGCTGCTTTAATAAGAATGTGCGGTACTCTTCAATTGGTAGGAGGTGCACAAAAGCTAAATATTAAATTAACTACGGAAAATCCGGCAATTGCAAGAAAATTATTTAAGCTTTTTAAAGATTTATTTGGTGTTCATATCGAAGTAATGATCCGTCGAAATCCAAGGCTAAGAAAAAACAATCATTACTTAATGGTTGTGACCCATGGTATGGGGAGTACGGATATTTTAGAGAAGGTTAAAATTCTAAAAAAAGAGGCGAATTCCTTCGATATTTCATATGGTGTACCTTTAATGTTACTGCAGAATCGTTGCTGTAGACGGGCTTATTTAAGAGGTGCTTTTTTAGGGGGCGGCTCAGTCAGTGATCCCGAAAAAACGTACCACTTAGAATTTGTTACCCATAGCCATGAGCATAGTGAATCTTTAAGGGATTTGATCAATGACTTTCAGTTAACCTCAAAAATCGTAGAGCGAAAGGGAAGCTACGTCGTATATTTGAAAGAAGGAGACCAGATCGTGGACTTATTGAATATTATGGAGGCTCATAGTGCTTTGTTGGAGCTGGAAAATGTACGGATCTATAAGCAGATGAGAAATGATGTAAATCGGATCGTTAATTGTGAGACAGCAAATTTAAGCAAAACTGTAGATGCGGCCATAAGGCAGATTGAAAACATAGAATATATCAAAAATACCGTAGGGTTAGGATATTTACCAGAAAACCTAAGGGAAATCGCGGAGATTAGATTGGAATATGAGGATGCAACACTGAAGGAGCTAGGGGAGATGCTCAGCCCAGCCATCGGTAAATCTGGTGTAAATCATAGACTGAGAAAAATTGATGAAATCGCCACGAAATTACAAGAAGGAAAAATAAAAAATTAAGAATATTTAATATTTTGTAGAAAATTATATTAAATAAAGTAAAATACAAAGAAAAGCTCATTTTAGGGCTTTCTTTTTTTATTATAAAATTAAGAATATTTTGCCCTTCACTACGAAAAATTGATATAATATTCTTAATAGTATGGAAGGAGTGATTTTTTTGATTAATAATATTGATATTTCAAATGCAATGACTATTAAATTGGATAATATACTTCCAGAAATGCCTCCCTTTGTTGAAGGTATTCGAAGAGCACCGGATAGGGGATTTAAGCTAACGAAGGAACAGACAGAAACTGCACTGAAAAATGCATTGCGGTACATACCAGAGGAACTGCATGAAGCTTTAGCACCAGAGTTTCTAGAGGAACTGATGACTATGGGGAGAATTTATGGTTATCGTTTTAGACCAGAGGGGCAGATCAAAGGAAAACCGATACAGGAGTATCAAGGGAATTGCATAGAGGGAAAAGCCTTCCAAGTAATGATCGACAACAATTTAGATTTTGATGTAGCGCTATATCCATATGAGTTAATAACCTATGGGGAGACAGGAAGTGTATTTCAAAACTGGATGCAGTATCGATTGGTAAAAAAATATTTAGAGGTTATGACGGACCATCAAACATTGGTTCTGGAATCAGGACATCCATTGGGATTGTTTAGATCCAAGCCAGATAGCCCAAGAGTCATTATCACCAATGCTCTCATGATTGGTATGTTTGACAATTTAGAGGATTGGGAGATTGCAGAACAAATGGGTGTAGCCAACTACGGACAAATGACTGCTGGTGGATGGATGTACATTGGACCGCAGGGAATTGTTCATGGAACATTTAACACCTTATTAAATGCAGGTCGATTAAAGTTCGGTATGGGACCGGAAGAAGATTTAAAAGGAAAGCTATTCATCAGTTCAGGTTTAGGCGGTATGAGCGGTGCACAACCTAAGGCCATTGAAATTGCAGGTGGTGTAGGTATTGTGGCAGAAGTGGACTATTCTAGAATCAAAACGAGATACGACCAAGGTTGGGTGAAGCGATACTCAGCAGATTTAAAGGAAGTGTTTGATATTGCCAAAGAATACATAGAGAAGAAAGAGCCAATGTCCATTGCTTACCATGGAAATATTGTAGATTTATTGCAGTATGTTGTAGATCATCATATCAAACTAGAACTATTGTCCGATCAAACGTCTTGTCATGCCGCATATGATGGCGGATACTGTCCGCAAGGATTGACCTTTGAAGAGCGAACTGTAATGCTGAAAAAAGATCGAGGAGCGTTTAAAAAACGGGTGGATGAAACCCTAAGAACCCATTTTAATTTGATTAAAACATTAGTAGAGAGAGGCACCTATTTCTTTGACTACGGCAATTCTTTTATGAAGGCAATCTATGATGCAGGGGTGAAAGAAATCTCTAAAAATGGCATCGATGAAAAAGACGGCTTTATATTCCCATCCTATGTGGAGGATATTATGGGACCAGAGCTTTTCGACTATGGCTATGGACCTTTCCGCTGGGTTTGCTTAAGTGGAGATCACGAGGATTTAATTAAAACAGACAAAGCCGCAATGGATTGTATTGATCCGACGAGAAGAGGCCAAGACAGAGATAACTATGTATGGATTCGAGATGCAGAAAAGAATCAGTTAGTGGTAGGAACCCAAGCTAGAATCCTTTACCAAGATGCGATGGGAAGAACTAAAATCGCACTGAAGTTCAATGAGATGGTGCGAAATGGTGAAGTAGGACCGATTATGTTGGGAAGAGACCACCACGACGTTAGCGGTACGGACTCTCCATTTAGAGAAACAGCCAACATTAAAGATGGAAGTAATGTAATGGCAGATATGGCAACCCAATGCTTTGCAGGAAATGCTGCAAGGGGTATGAGCTTAATCGCTTTACATAACGGTGGCGGTGTAGGCATTGGAAAATCCATCAATGGTGGATTTGGCATGGTGCTGGATGGCAGTGAAAGAGTGGATAAAATCTTAAATTCTGCCATGCCTTGGGACGTCATGGGCGGCGTTGCAAGAAGAGCTTGGGCAAGAAATGAGAACTCTATTTCAACCAGTATGGAGTATAACAAAAACAATGAAGGTACGGATCATATTACCATACCGTATGTACCAAAAGCAGAATTGGTTCAAGGTTTAGTTGAAGCTGCTTTCAATAAAAAATAAACCTATGAATATGAATATAAAAAATTCGTACAAAATGAGAAACATTATATTTGTTGCAGTATATTCAAATACAAAACAATGAAAGGGTGGACAAAATGAGCAATGTAAAAAAAGTAGTTCAATGTGTACCTAATTTTAGTGAAGGAAGAGACTTAGACAAGGTAGAAAGAATCATCAATCCTTTTAGGGGAAAAGAAGGCGTTAAGCTTTTAGATTATAGTACAGACTTCGACCACAACAGAGCTGTAGTTACTGTAGTAGGAGAGCCTGAAGCAGTGAAGCATGCTGTGATAGAAGCTATGAGAATCGCTATCGAGGAGATCGATATGACAAAGCACGAAGGACAGCATCCTAGAATGGGCGCAATCGACGTTGTACCCTTCATACCGATTAAAAATATGACCATGGAAGAAGCAGTTGAGCTGGCAAAGGAAGTAGGAAAAGAAGCTTGGGAAAAGTATAACCTACCGATATTCCTTTATGAGAAGGCAGCATCTAATCCGGAGAGAGAAAACCTTGCAACGGTTCGAAAGGGACAATTTGAAGGCATGGCAGAAAAGGTAAAAGCTCCTGAGTGGGCTCCTGACTTTGGAAATGGGGAAATCCATCCTACAGCTGGTATAACCGCTGTGGGCGCTAGAATGCCATTGGTAGCCTTCAACGTGAACCTAGATAGTCCAACGCTGGAAATCGCTAACAAAATCGCGAAAAATGTAAGACATTTATCCGGTGGATTGAGATACTGTAAAGGGATTGGCATCGAGCTGAAGGAACGTGGTATCGTACAGGTATCCATGAACATGACGGACTATACAAAAACAGCTCTATACCGTGCTTTTGAGCTTATAAAGATAGAAGCAAGACGATATGGCGTTAATGTAATTGGCAGCGAAATCATCGGTCTATTGCCTATGGAAGCTCTCATAGACACAGCAGTGTATTACTTAGGGGTAGAAGATTTTTCAATGGATCAGGTTTTAGAATATAGAATGATGGAATAGATAAAAGCAATGGAGAACCCTATAGAAGGGGATTCCATTGCTTTTTTATGTTTTGTATTTTTACTATTTACTAAGACATAAACTATAGTTTTAATCTGCCATTTACAGATCGAGCGTTTACTACTTCCTTTGCAAAAACATAAGGGCTATAAGTGAAGGTTGTTAGAATAATAAATAGAAATAAGAATAGGACGGTAGTTCTTAAATGACTTATTTTATGGGTTTCTTTGCTAAACATCCATGTAACGAGAAGGCTAAACAATAAAATTAAAAATATAATCACATATTGGGAACCATAAGGAGATAGTAGCTTTGGATAAATAACGGTATATCGATCATCGTAAAATTCATTGAAAAATTTCATAAAGACGATATAGGTACTGAAGGACAGCAGTAGAACATAGACATTTTTATTCAACTTTTTTGAAAGATACATGAATACAATAAAAACCAAGCCAATGGGAATTACAGTCACCATGCCTAAATAAGCCAACATCGGCAGTGTAGTAAAAATATTATGAGCGAACATTTCTACGATGGAGCCCCAAGTGATGATCGTATCCTTTAAAAGAATACCCGCTGTTTCACTGATAGAATGCTGTATTTGCATCGTTAAAATACTGATAAAAAATAAAATTAACAAGTAGCTAGACATCACTGGGTTTGAATCAAACCATGAATTTAACTTTTCGAAGCCTTTTTTATCGGATAGACCGTATTTTAATATGAATAGAACAATGCCTACAACAATGAGCCACCCTATGGATTTTAGCACCTGACTTATTTCTGAAAATAAATTAAATTGTCCATATTCAGTGATATACGCCTCTAGCAATGCACCAACCTCTGCAACTTTAGATAGATTGATAGAATCAGAAGTGTCTAGCACTGTACCTATATTTTCGTTACAATCATAGGTTAATGTGGAGGCGATCATACCAAAATTTCGAAATAAAGCATATTCTCCCTGTAAATATCCATCGTCCAGTTCGTAGGAGATATTTTGTCCATCAGCAGTAGTAGCCAGTTGATGGAGTATTTTGTTCGCTGTTTTTCTCTCCGTTCTTGGTTTTACAAAAGTAGCGATTTTCAAAGGGGTATCTCCATCAGAGGATAGATGATCGAGATAAATGATCTCAGCTTTTTCAGGAAAGGTCATGGAATCTCTTAAATATTGTTCAACGCCCATAGAACCTGTATGCTTTCCATTAAAACCTGCAAAAAGAAGGTTTGAGTCTAAAGGTTTTTCTGTAGTAGATAGTATACGGGCTAATTCAAGGATTAAGGAAATTGAGGCTCCATTGTCAGCGGCGCCAGGATAAACTTTTCCATCCCAATTTAACCCTAAACCATCGATTGATGTTGCTATGACAAGGTAATCTCCATTGGGATAATTCTTTCCCGGCAGAACGTTATAGATATTACTAGATAAAATTTCTTGAAAGGTAATTGGGATATGGATATCTAGGTGGTACCCTCTATTTGTATAATCTAATAATGCTTTATATGTATTTTTTGGTACCCCTATTTTAATCAACCCATTGGCAGGGATCATCGTATTTTTATCACCAAGGTGAACCTTTCTTTTTGTAGTAAAGTTATGATCTAAGTAAATAATGACTTTAGCTTTTCCTAAATAATATAATCGATGGTCTATTTCTTCGTCACTGAGCCGTAGTTTTTTCATAGGATTGTCTTCATAATCGATCAGAACGGCCTGATCTTTAAATTGTTCATCGCCCTGAGTAATTTCTTTAGGGTCTGTAATATGATTCATCCGACCTTTAAAGCTTCCACCCATACTCATATTGTCCATTATGAACATAAAGTTTTTCTGTTCTTCATAGGCATCAACGAATTTTCCATCAGATTCGATCACATTAAATTTCGGTACGCCATTCCACGTAAAGTTGACCGCCTTAAACTCCTGTCTATAGCCTTCGCTGGTAAAGCTGCGGAGTCCCATGTCTTTAAAATGATCTTCTATGTAGGCTAGAACCTTTTCATTACCCTTGGTGCCGATTAATCTGCCTTCATATTCCGGTGATGTCAATGAATCTAAATGGGACTTAATATTACTTTCGTTAATACTTGTTTTCATTGGCTGTCCACTTGAAAAAACAGTGGTAAGTACAATAAAGAATAATAGGGGCATTGCAAGCTTTAAACATACTTTCTTCAAACGATGCACCTCCTGCTCTGGTTTATTTTTCGTAGCATATTGGAATGAATGCCACACATGGCTTGGATATCAGTTTGTACATATCCCATAGACCCTTTGATATCTTCAAGTTTGGAGCAAAAATCAGTAAAATCATAAGATGCAAAAATAAAATCTCTCCTACACCAAATTAATTCCAGTTTAGATATAATTAGTTCTATTATATAATAAAATCAGATAAAATAAAATATTTTGAAAATAATTAGAAGGTTTGGCGTAAATGGTTCTGAAACTACCGAAACTCTACAAAACCTCCCATATAGATAAAATATAAAAACATCTACAGTTTTGAAGGGGGAAAATAATACGGACCTACCCGTTGTGTGAAAAATTAATGGAAAGAGGATTTTTCCATGGCGATGGATATGGACTTAAATAGATTCATGAAGATCGTGATAATTTATTAGAAAAAATAGGTACAGGGAAATGAATCAAGCTTACAAGTTTATTGAGAGATGGTAATATGCTGGAAACATATTGTTGTGCGTAATGTCAAAATGAAATCGATTGAAAATAATAAACTGTAGATTTCATTTATGGGCTTCAGTACAAAAGAATAATGAGGAATTCAAATCTATCATATTTTGCGTAGCCTTAGAATAAAATTTTGATCTTTCCATGGATTCCTATAGTGAGATCGAGATTTTTATGATAAAATACTAAAGATTAGAATCGATACGCTAAGGAGAAGAAAGGAATCGAATAAAATGAATGTAGGATTTATATCTTTAGGATGTAGTAAGAACTTGGTTGTGACAGAAGAAATCATCGGCTTATTTAAAAGCAACCATTTTAATATAGTGAATAAAAAAGAAGATGCAGAAATCATCGTTATCAATACTTGTGGATTTATAGAATCAGCAAAGCAAGAAGCCATCAACACCATATTAGAAATGGCGAAGCTCAAAAATAACAAATGCAAATATTTGATTGTAGCGGGATGTTTGGTCCAGCGATACAAAAAAGAGTTGGAAAAAGCAATTCCAGAGGTGGATTTATTCATCAGTATCAGTGAATACAAGCAGATCTGGAAGGAAATTGAGAATTTATTGGACTTAGAGACCGGCAAGGAGTCGAATCTAGACTATCATAATAGGGTATTGACCACAGGCAGTAATATGGCGTATTTAAAAATAGGGGAAGGCTGTGATAATCACTGTACCTATTGTGCCATTCCAAATATTCAAGGCCCTTATATCTCTAGAACCATGGAGGATATTCTAAAAGAGGCTAGAAATCTTGCGAAACAAGGGATCAAAGAGCTGATCGTTATTGCACAGGATACGACAAAATATGGCCTGGATATCTATGGAGAAGCAAGACTTCCACAGCTATTAGAGGAACTTTGTAAAATAGAAGACATCGAGTGGGTCAGATTCTTATACGTATATCCAGAGAGCATAACGGATGAACTGATCAAAGTCGTGGGAGAGAATGACAAGATCTGTAATTATTTTGATATTCCAATTCAGCATATATCAGATTCTGTATTAAAACGAATGAATAGAAAAAGTGATGGTGCCAGTGTAAGAAATATCATTGAAAAAATAAGAAGAGAAATTCCAGATGTGATCATAAGAACAACTTTAATCGTAGGGTTCCCAGGAGAAACAGAGGAAGACTTCAAAGAGCTGTATGAATTTGTGGAGGAAACCAAGTTCGACAAGCTGGGGGTGTTTGCTTATTCTAAAGAGGACAATACACCAGCAGCAAAGCTGAAAGAACAGATTCATCATGCGACGAAAAAAAGCAGACTTCGTAAGATCATGGCGTTACAGGAAAAGATATCGAGAGAAAGCTTAGAGCAAAAAGTAGGGAATGTTTACAAAGTATTAATAGAGTCCAGAACCAAAGGGGGCAATTACTATATCGGCAGAACCTATATGGATGTTCCCGATATGGATGGTGTCGTTTATATCGTCAATAATACGAAGGAAAATTTAATGAATACCTTTGTAGATTGCAGGATTCAAAGAGCAAAGGATTATGACTTATTTGGCGAATTATATACAGAAGGAAAATAAAAAATGGAACCAGGAACTATCATCACATGATACTTCCTGTTTTTTTATGACCTAACCCAATTTATGCGACCGAAGGAAGCAATAAATCGATGGTAGGTCAAACGCAACGAACACCAAATTTGCACGACCGGAGGAAGTGAACAAATTTGAGTTGTGAGACTGCGAAATAACCCGATTTATGCGACCGAAGGAAGCAATAAATCGATGGTAGGTCAAACTTTACTTGTTTTAGTAGGAATACAAAAACTATGATATTTTTAAAGAATCTATTATAATGGAAGTAATACAACTTACTTAAAGAAAGATATTTGAAATAATTTTAGTACAAATAGGTAGCCAATATTAAAGATAAAACCTGTTTACCTATGAAACCGAGGTGAAATAAAATGAGCAATCAATTCGTACATCTACACGTTCATACGGAATACAGTCTTTTAGATGGATTCACTGTGATTAATAAGGCAATGGAACGAGTAAAGGAGATGGGTATGAACGCCATCGCCATTACAGACCATGGCAGTATGTTCGGTGTAGTGGACTTTTATAAAGCAGCAAAGAAAAATGGCATCAAACCCATCATTGGCTGTGAGGTATATACCGCACCTAGAAGTATGGCGGATAAAGATCCACAGAAGGATAAAAACCAAGGTCATCTCGTTTTATTGGCGAAAAACGAAGAAGGCTATCAGAATATCATAAAGATGGTATCCAATGGTTTTTTAGAAGGTTTTTATTATAAGCCGAGAATCGATTACGATGAACTTGAAAGGCATAGCAAGGGAATCATCTGTTTGAGTGCCTGCCTTGCAGGGGATATTCAGCAGCTTTTACTGCAGGATCAATACGAAAGCGCTAAGGCTTTGGCTCTAAGACTCAATGCCATGTTTGAGGAAAATAGCTTTTATTTAGAGCTACAGGATCACAACATGGCGGAGCAAAAAAAGGTGAATTTAGGGTTGATAAAGCTGAGCAGAGAAACGGGAATCCCTTTGGTTGCAACCAACGATGCCCATTATATCAATAAGGAGGATGCCAAAGCACACGATATTTTACTCTGCATACAAACTGGAAAGATTGTAGAAGATCAAGAGCGGATGAGATTTCCCAATGATGAATTTTATCTAA
Above is a genomic segment from Alkaliphilus oremlandii OhILAs containing:
- the rimO gene encoding 30S ribosomal protein S12 methylthiotransferase RimO, whose amino-acid sequence is MNVGFISLGCSKNLVVTEEIIGLFKSNHFNIVNKKEDAEIIVINTCGFIESAKQEAINTILEMAKLKNNKCKYLIVAGCLVQRYKKELEKAIPEVDLFISISEYKQIWKEIENLLDLETGKESNLDYHNRVLTTGSNMAYLKIGEGCDNHCTYCAIPNIQGPYISRTMEDILKEARNLAKQGIKELIVIAQDTTKYGLDIYGEARLPQLLEELCKIEDIEWVRFLYVYPESITDELIKVVGENDKICNYFDIPIQHISDSVLKRMNRKSDGASVRNIIEKIRREIPDVIIRTTLIVGFPGETEEDFKELYEFVEETKFDKLGVFAYSKEDNTPAAKLKEQIHHATKKSRLRKIMALQEKISRESLEQKVGNVYKVLIESRTKGGNYYIGRTYMDVPDMDGVVYIVNNTKENLMNTFVDCRIQRAKDYDLFGELYTEGK